A genome region from Stenotrophomonas maltophilia includes the following:
- a CDS encoding class I SAM-dependent methyltransferase yields the protein MQPTFPLPESDALAHSDQLAAALRAEILAQGGAMPFSRFMELCLYTPGWGYYSAGASKFGGSGDFTTAPELGSLFAGSVANALAPVFAQLGAQARMLELGGGTGAFAEAVLLRLAELDALPSRYAILEPSADLRERQQQRLQQNLPAELAARVDWVDRPFEEDWEGVVFANEVIDALPTPRFLIRDGEVYEETVELDGDGNFIRGAQPADILLNGAVRHIERYLEKPFAEGYRSEVLPQLPYWLQAVAGGLQRGAMLFVDYGYNRGEFYQHDRDDGTVRAFYRHHVHNDVHRWPGLQDITASVDFTAMAEAGMHGGFELAGYCSQASFLLGNGLDQVLLLAEERTDEVGRIQLRDQVKKLTLPTEMGERFQAIGLQRGVDFEPAFELGDLSWRL from the coding sequence ATGCAGCCCACCTTCCCCCTGCCCGAATCCGATGCCCTGGCCCACAGCGACCAGCTGGCTGCCGCCCTGCGCGCCGAAATCCTTGCGCAGGGCGGGGCAATGCCGTTCTCCCGCTTCATGGAGCTGTGCCTGTACACCCCCGGCTGGGGCTATTACAGCGCCGGCGCCAGCAAGTTCGGTGGCAGTGGCGACTTCACCACCGCGCCCGAGCTCGGCAGCCTGTTCGCCGGCAGCGTGGCCAATGCGCTGGCCCCGGTGTTCGCCCAGCTGGGTGCGCAGGCGCGGATGCTGGAGCTGGGCGGCGGCACCGGCGCCTTCGCCGAGGCGGTACTGCTGCGCCTGGCCGAGCTGGACGCGCTGCCGTCGCGCTACGCCATCCTTGAACCCAGCGCCGACCTGCGCGAGCGCCAGCAGCAGCGCCTGCAGCAGAACCTGCCGGCCGAACTGGCCGCGCGTGTGGACTGGGTCGACCGCCCGTTCGAAGAGGACTGGGAAGGCGTGGTGTTCGCCAATGAAGTGATCGACGCACTGCCGACCCCGCGCTTCCTGATCCGGGATGGCGAGGTCTATGAGGAAACCGTTGAACTGGATGGCGACGGCAATTTCATCCGCGGCGCGCAGCCGGCCGACATCCTGCTCAATGGCGCGGTGCGCCACATCGAGCGCTATCTGGAGAAGCCTTTCGCCGAGGGCTACCGTTCCGAAGTACTGCCGCAGCTGCCGTACTGGCTGCAGGCGGTGGCCGGCGGCCTGCAGCGTGGCGCGATGCTGTTCGTCGATTACGGCTACAACCGCGGCGAGTTCTACCAGCACGATCGCGACGACGGCACCGTGCGTGCCTTCTACCGCCACCACGTGCACAACGACGTGCATCGCTGGCCGGGCCTGCAGGACATCACCGCATCGGTGGATTTCACCGCGATGGCCGAGGCGGGCATGCACGGTGGTTTCGAGCTGGCCGGCTACTGCAGCCAGGCCAGTTTCCTGCTCGGCAACGGCCTGGACCAGGTGCTGCTGCTGGCCGAAGAGCGTACGGATGAGGTCGGTCGCATCCAGCTGCGCGACCAGGTGAAGAAGCTGACCCTGCCCACCGAAATGGGCGAGCGCTTCCAGGCGATCGGTCTGCAGCGTGGCGTCGACTTCGAGCCGGCCTTCGAACTGGGTGACCTGAGCTGGCGCTTGTGA
- a CDS encoding pteridine reductase gives MSDTHPVVLITGSARRIGAAIARQFHACGWSVVLHANTSSAELQQAAFDFDNVRPGSVLALQADLRDADALPDLVEQAVTHFGRLDALVNNASNFYATPLGQVTAEAMDELYAVNARAPLLLSQAAAPYLRRQQGCIVNLTDLHGTDPMRDHIAYTMAKAALEMATRSLALELAPKVRVNAVAPGAILWPEQGKDDFAREALLARTPLARIGTVEEIAEAVYWLVAEAGFVTGHTLRVDGGRTVS, from the coding sequence ATGAGCGATACCCACCCCGTGGTCCTGATCACCGGCAGCGCGCGCCGGATCGGTGCGGCCATCGCCCGCCAGTTCCACGCCTGCGGCTGGTCGGTGGTGCTGCACGCCAACACCTCCAGCGCGGAACTGCAGCAGGCCGCGTTCGACTTCGACAACGTGCGCCCGGGCAGCGTGCTGGCGCTGCAGGCCGATCTGCGTGACGCCGACGCCCTGCCCGATCTGGTGGAACAGGCCGTCACCCACTTCGGCCGCCTGGACGCGCTGGTCAACAATGCCTCCAACTTCTATGCCACCCCGCTCGGCCAGGTGACCGCCGAGGCGATGGACGAGCTGTATGCGGTCAATGCGCGCGCGCCATTGCTGCTGTCACAGGCCGCCGCGCCCTACCTGCGCCGCCAGCAAGGCTGCATCGTCAACCTGACCGACCTGCACGGCACCGACCCGATGCGCGACCACATCGCCTACACCATGGCCAAGGCCGCGCTGGAAATGGCTACCCGTTCGCTGGCGCTGGAGCTGGCGCCGAAGGTGCGGGTCAATGCGGTGGCGCCCGGCGCGATCCTGTGGCCGGAACAGGGCAAGGACGATTTCGCCCGCGAGGCGCTGCTGGCGCGCACGCCTCTGGCGCGGATCGGTACAGTCGAGGAGATTGCCGAAGCGGTTTACTGGCTGGTGGCCGAAGCCGGCTTCGTCACCGGCCACACATTGCGCGTGGATGGTGGGCGCACGGTCAGTTGA
- the folK gene encoding 2-amino-4-hydroxy-6-hydroxymethyldihydropteridine diphosphokinase: MTTVLLSLGSNVQPRRYLHAAVTALRERFGALQVSPAYRTAAVGFDGPAFLNNAVAIDTDLPLQELDDWLHALEDAHGRDRSGPRFSDRTLDIDVVFYGDLVVEGPGHLRIPRPELKHAFVLKPLADIAPDFIDPVSGQDLATLWRAHRQHGEAFEIVDLE, translated from the coding sequence ATGACCACCGTGCTCCTGAGCCTGGGCAGCAACGTCCAGCCCCGCCGCTACCTCCACGCCGCGGTGACGGCCCTGCGCGAGCGCTTCGGCGCACTGCAGGTGTCGCCCGCCTACCGTACCGCCGCGGTCGGCTTCGACGGCCCGGCCTTCCTCAACAACGCCGTGGCGATCGACACCGACCTGCCGCTGCAGGAACTGGACGACTGGCTGCATGCGCTGGAAGACGCGCACGGCCGCGACCGCAGCGGGCCACGCTTCTCGGACCGGACCCTGGACATCGACGTGGTGTTCTACGGTGACCTGGTGGTGGAAGGCCCCGGCCATCTGCGCATCCCGCGCCCGGAGCTGAAACACGCCTTCGTGCTGAAGCCGCTGGCAGACATCGCGCCGGATTTCATCGACCCGGTCAGTGGGCAGGATCTGGCCACGCTGTGGCGCGCGCACCGGCAGCATGGCGAAGCGTTTGAGATCGTTGATCTGGAATGA
- a CDS encoding 20S proteasome subunits A/B — translation MTYCVGIEVDEGLVFAADTRTNASLDDVRVHRKLHVFEYPGQAAYVLMAAGNLATTQLLVSRLGRDADERRTPNLRDMTHLFEAAEYVGQLLVDSQVHSSHSEHGHDGVNTQATLIFGGQIAGERPGLYMVYPLGNAIAASPETPYLQIGESKYGKPILDRILSPATRLEDAARTAIVSLDSTIRSNLSVGLPIDLALVRGGELRIGQQLRLGADSALYADIHQNWSRRLEQAVDALPRFPWETAL, via the coding sequence ATGACCTATTGCGTTGGAATCGAGGTGGACGAGGGCCTGGTCTTCGCTGCCGACACCCGGACCAATGCCTCGCTGGACGATGTGCGCGTGCACCGCAAGCTGCACGTGTTCGAGTACCCCGGCCAGGCAGCCTACGTACTGATGGCGGCCGGCAACCTGGCCACCACCCAGCTGCTGGTGTCGCGCCTGGGGCGCGACGCCGACGAGAGACGCACGCCCAACCTGCGCGACATGACCCACCTGTTCGAGGCTGCCGAGTATGTCGGCCAGCTGCTGGTCGACAGCCAGGTGCACAGCAGCCACAGCGAGCACGGCCATGACGGGGTCAACACCCAGGCCACGCTGATCTTCGGTGGCCAGATCGCCGGCGAGCGGCCGGGGCTGTACATGGTCTATCCACTCGGCAACGCCATCGCTGCTTCGCCGGAGACGCCCTATCTGCAGATCGGTGAGTCCAAGTACGGCAAGCCGATCCTCGACCGCATCCTCAGCCCGGCCACCCGCCTGGAGGACGCGGCGCGCACGGCGATCGTCTCGTTGGACTCGACCATCCGTTCCAACCTGTCGGTGGGCCTGCCGATCGACCTGGCGCTGGTGCGCGGCGGTGAGCTGCGCATCGGCCAGCAACTGCGGCTGGGTGCGGATTCAGCGCTGTATGCCGATATCCACCAGAACTGGTCACGGCGCCTGGAACAGGCGGTGGACGCCCTGCCACGCTTCCCGTGGGAAACCGCCCTGTAG
- a CDS encoding ATP-binding protein: MPLTGPALGALRILLVEDSPEDAELMSEQMLEAGLEARFERVESEAELRQALAAFQPDIVLSDLSMPGFSGDDALRIVRETSPEVPFIFVSGTMGEENAVAALQKGANDYIIKHLPARLPSAVARAIRDARSAIERARVETELMRAQRLESLSLLAAGLSHDLRNILQPLLIMPDLLKARTDDPQLHHLADVIAECGRRGHEMAESMLSFVRGSRKPSERIEIDGLFDAVALLLRSNVPDAVRLELQVQDEGLVVDANYTELQQVMLNLALNAIQAMPKGGRLSLTASHAGQRDGVDWMHIRVADEGIGMDADTLSHLFNPFFTTKADGTGLGLISCKRIVEGAGGSIHVSSQPGQGTCFELRLPMHEAIDGGEPIEQLVALGSGQSILVVDGEATRLSLLGNALSSQGYQLQLASDGPAALRWMQQEAMPALVIADAGSKLLPASQLLGEMATLGYRGPALVLEDPAVPVAADAFPDGVEVHVLHKPLQMQQVFRAVAEALG; the protein is encoded by the coding sequence ATGCCCCTGACCGGTCCCGCCCTGGGGGCGCTGCGCATCCTGCTGGTGGAGGACTCACCGGAAGATGCCGAGCTGATGTCCGAACAGATGCTCGAGGCGGGCCTGGAGGCCCGCTTCGAGCGTGTCGAGAGCGAGGCCGAGCTGCGCCAGGCGCTGGCCGCGTTCCAGCCGGACATCGTGCTGTCCGACCTGAGCATGCCGGGGTTCTCCGGTGACGATGCGCTGCGCATCGTGCGCGAGACCTCGCCGGAAGTGCCCTTCATCTTCGTCTCCGGCACCATGGGTGAGGAGAACGCGGTGGCGGCGCTGCAGAAGGGTGCCAATGACTACATCATCAAGCACCTGCCGGCGCGCCTGCCCTCGGCGGTGGCGCGTGCGATCCGCGATGCACGCAGTGCGATCGAGCGCGCACGGGTGGAAACCGAGCTGATGCGTGCACAGCGCCTGGAAAGCCTGTCGCTGCTCGCGGCTGGCCTCAGCCACGACCTGCGCAACATCCTGCAGCCGTTGCTGATCATGCCGGACCTGTTGAAGGCGCGTACCGACGATCCGCAGCTGCACCACCTGGCCGATGTCATCGCCGAGTGCGGTCGCCGTGGCCATGAGATGGCCGAATCGATGCTGTCGTTCGTGCGCGGTTCGCGCAAGCCGAGCGAGCGCATCGAGATCGATGGCCTGTTCGATGCGGTGGCTCTGCTGTTGCGCAGCAACGTGCCCGACGCCGTGCGCCTGGAGCTGCAGGTGCAGGACGAAGGCCTGGTGGTCGATGCCAACTACACCGAACTCCAGCAGGTGATGCTGAACCTGGCGCTCAATGCGATCCAGGCGATGCCCAAGGGCGGCCGCCTGAGCCTCACCGCCAGCCATGCAGGCCAACGCGATGGCGTGGACTGGATGCATATCCGCGTGGCCGACGAAGGCATCGGCATGGATGCGGACACGCTGTCGCACCTGTTCAATCCGTTCTTCACCACCAAGGCCGATGGCACCGGGCTGGGGCTGATTTCCTGCAAGCGCATCGTCGAAGGTGCCGGCGGCAGCATTCATGTCAGCAGCCAGCCGGGGCAGGGCACCTGCTTCGAACTGCGCCTGCCGATGCACGAAGCCATCGACGGCGGCGAGCCCATCGAGCAGCTGGTGGCCTTGGGCAGCGGCCAGTCGATCCTGGTGGTCGATGGGGAAGCCACGCGCCTGTCGCTGCTGGGCAATGCGCTGTCCAGCCAGGGTTACCAGCTGCAGCTGGCCTCTGACGGCCCCGCCGCGCTGCGCTGGATGCAGCAGGAGGCGATGCCTGCGCTGGTGATCGCCGATGCAGGCTCCAAGCTGCTGCCGGCCAGCCAGCTGCTGGGCGAGATGGCCACGCTGGGCTATCGCGGCCCGGCACTGGTACTGGAGGACCCTGCAGTGCCCGTCGCGGCCGATGCATTCCCGGATGGCGTGGAGGTGCATGTGCTGCACAAGCCGCTGCAGATGCAGCAGGTGTTCCGCGCGGTCGCCGAAGCGCTGGGGTGA
- a CDS encoding response regulator gives MTTLRTILLAEDSPADAEMAIDALEEARLANPIVHVEDGVEVMDYLLRRGAFANREEGLPAVLLLDIKMPRMDGLEVLRQIREHEELKRLPVVILSSSREESDLARSWDMGVNAYVVKPVDVDQFFGAVQTLGKFWALINQAPELE, from the coding sequence ATGACGACTCTGCGCACCATTCTTCTTGCCGAAGACAGCCCGGCCGATGCCGAGATGGCGATCGATGCCCTGGAAGAGGCGCGTCTGGCCAACCCCATCGTGCACGTCGAGGATGGCGTGGAAGTGATGGACTACCTGCTGCGCCGCGGCGCCTTCGCCAACCGTGAGGAAGGCCTGCCGGCGGTGCTGTTGCTGGATATCAAGATGCCGCGCATGGATGGCCTGGAAGTGCTGCGGCAGATCCGCGAGCACGAAGAGCTCAAGCGCCTGCCGGTGGTGATCCTGTCGTCCTCGCGCGAGGAAAGCGATCTGGCCCGGAGCTGGGACATGGGCGTGAATGCTTACGTGGTCAAGCCGGTGGACGTCGACCAGTTCTTTGGTGCGGTGCAGACCCTGGGCAAGTTCTGGGCGTTGATCAACCAGGCACCGGAACTCGAGTGA
- a CDS encoding sensor histidine kinase, with translation MALVFSDDIWDRWRLPALALAAAAIIAVPWLTLRKLQQDNDQAMAWVNHTQAVSVALQQLQADVRDVESAALTLSKGVDAPGLRERMARANDIPGRLAELGRMTRDNPDQLIRIGRIESMLEGRMALARELARSEPNSDQRELVQDLSTRYPIRGLVEELQDSEQKLLTLRAEQAARQRKQTELVSWSSLVVQLALLGLVLWLLQRQIGRRLHAERQSLRSAARAASVLQTVREPIVLLDGDLRVQLHNPAFAELYGLQDERADGLLLEAVGDGAWKDAVVRQRLSDVLLRGRELWDFEHEQRTADGMARYMLLNARRMPLPDTDDEVVLMTVSDVTMQRAVQLRVEELNRQLEGKVAQVSEVNRELEAFSYSVSHDLRAPLRHVAGFSDKLSRHLGDQADDKSRHYLDVISSSARRMAALIDDLLVYSRLGRAAMRQQAVDMQSLVADTRAMLDANLQAEAENSGHAHQVEWSIAPLPIVVGDENMIRQVWLNLLGNAVKYSGNREPAKIRVDYQPQPDGGHQFTVSDNGAGFDMAYAGKLFGVFQRLHKASDYPGTGIGLASVRRVLTRHGGRIWAEAEPDVGATFHFYLPPAIDADKQGPSA, from the coding sequence ATGGCGCTGGTTTTCAGTGACGACATCTGGGACCGCTGGCGGTTGCCGGCCTTGGCACTGGCGGCTGCCGCGATCATCGCGGTGCCGTGGTTGACCCTGCGCAAACTGCAGCAGGACAACGATCAGGCGATGGCTTGGGTGAACCATACCCAGGCCGTGAGTGTGGCCCTGCAGCAGCTGCAGGCCGATGTGCGTGACGTCGAGTCGGCGGCGCTGACCCTGTCCAAGGGCGTGGACGCACCGGGCCTGCGCGAGCGTATGGCCAGGGCCAACGACATCCCCGGGCGCCTGGCGGAGCTGGGCCGGATGACCCGCGACAATCCCGACCAGCTGATCCGGATCGGCCGCATCGAATCGATGCTGGAAGGGCGCATGGCACTTGCCCGTGAGCTCGCCAGATCCGAGCCCAACAGCGACCAGCGCGAACTGGTGCAGGATCTCAGCACGCGCTACCCGATTCGTGGACTGGTTGAAGAACTGCAGGACAGCGAGCAGAAACTGCTGACATTGCGTGCCGAGCAGGCCGCGCGCCAGCGCAAGCAGACCGAGCTGGTGTCGTGGAGTTCGCTGGTGGTGCAGCTGGCGCTGCTTGGTCTCGTGCTGTGGCTGCTGCAGCGGCAGATCGGCCGCCGCCTGCATGCCGAACGGCAGTCGCTGCGCTCGGCCGCACGCGCCGCCTCGGTGCTGCAGACCGTTCGTGAACCCATCGTGCTGCTCGACGGCGACCTGCGCGTGCAGCTGCATAACCCGGCCTTCGCCGAGTTGTACGGGCTTCAGGACGAGCGTGCCGATGGCCTGTTGCTGGAAGCCGTCGGTGACGGCGCCTGGAAGGACGCCGTAGTGCGCCAGCGCCTGTCCGACGTGCTGCTGCGCGGTCGCGAACTGTGGGATTTCGAGCACGAACAGCGCACTGCCGATGGCATGGCGCGCTACATGCTGCTGAACGCGCGCCGCATGCCGTTGCCCGATACCGATGACGAAGTGGTGCTGATGACGGTCAGCGATGTCACCATGCAACGTGCAGTCCAGCTGCGCGTTGAAGAGCTCAACCGCCAGCTGGAAGGCAAGGTCGCTCAGGTATCGGAGGTCAATCGTGAGCTGGAGGCCTTCAGCTACTCGGTGTCGCACGACCTGCGTGCACCGTTGCGCCACGTGGCCGGTTTCTCCGACAAGCTGTCGCGCCACCTCGGCGACCAGGCCGATGACAAGAGCCGCCACTACCTGGACGTGATCTCCAGTTCGGCCCGGCGCATGGCGGCATTGATCGACGACCTTCTGGTCTACTCGCGGCTGGGCCGCGCGGCGATGCGCCAGCAGGCGGTGGACATGCAGTCGCTGGTGGCCGATACCCGCGCCATGCTCGATGCCAACCTGCAGGCCGAGGCCGAGAACAGCGGCCATGCGCACCAGGTGGAGTGGAGCATCGCGCCGCTGCCGATCGTGGTGGGCGACGAGAACATGATCCGCCAGGTCTGGCTGAACCTGCTCGGCAATGCAGTGAAGTATTCGGGCAACCGCGAGCCGGCGAAGATCCGCGTGGACTACCAGCCGCAGCCCGATGGCGGTCATCAGTTCACGGTCAGCGACAATGGTGCAGGCTTCGACATGGCGTACGCCGGGAAACTGTTCGGCGTGTTCCAGCGCCTGCACAAGGCCAGCGACTACCCCGGTACCGGTATCGGTCTGGCCAGCGTGCGCCGCGTGCTGACCCGCCATGGCGGCCGTATCTGGGCCGAGGCCGAACCGGACGTCGGCGCCACCTTCCACTTCTACCTGCCTCCCGCGATCGACGCGGACAAACAAGGTCCCTCTGCATGA
- a CDS encoding BON domain-containing protein produces the protein MSNTTRTLIASALTLGLALSSSAAFAKDPAAKSPPTSAHPATHADRHDSNEPVTDTWITTKVKADLLASSNVPGTEIKVETVNGVVSLSGAVATQAEKDKAVTTAKGIKGVTRVDAAALKVSAAAKR, from the coding sequence ATGAGCAATACCACCCGCACGCTGATTGCTTCTGCCCTGACGCTGGGCCTGGCGCTGTCCTCCTCGGCCGCGTTCGCCAAGGATCCGGCTGCAAAGAGCCCGCCGACCAGTGCGCATCCGGCGACCCATGCTGATCGCCACGATTCCAACGAGCCGGTGACCGATACTTGGATCACCACCAAGGTGAAGGCCGACCTGCTTGCCAGCAGCAACGTTCCGGGCACCGAAATCAAGGTGGAAACGGTGAACGGCGTGGTCAGCCTGAGCGGTGCCGTGGCCACCCAGGCAGAGAAGGACAAGGCGGTCACCACCGCCAAGGGCATCAAGGGCGTGACCCGCGTTGATGCTGCCGCGTTGAAGGTCAGCGCTGCCGCCAAGCGCTGA
- a CDS encoding oxidoreductase produces MRPDLQLALIGYGLAGRVFHAPLIQHTPGLALHSIVSSQRDTLLRAFSDVHVRATPQEVFDDPAVDAVVIATPNEQHAPLAIAALAAGKHVLVDKPFALDVAEAETVLAAARDAGRIATVFQNRRFDADFLTLQALLADGTLGDIAECHAHFDRYRPQVRDRWREQDGPGSGLWYDLGPHLLDQMLVLFGWPEAIDADLAVQRDGGSGIDYFHAVLHYPRHRAIVHSGSLVAAPTPRFNVHGSKASWIKHGLDVQEAQLRRGVAPGAPGWGIDPRHGELVRCDAEDNVQRTTIDNLPGDYRRLYAQFAAAMHGDGEATVSAVQALQLMRLLQAGMDSAREGRRMQLG; encoded by the coding sequence ATGCGCCCCGACCTGCAACTGGCCCTGATCGGCTACGGCCTCGCCGGCCGTGTCTTCCACGCACCGCTGATCCAGCACACACCGGGCCTGGCACTGCACAGCATCGTCAGTTCGCAACGCGACACGCTGCTGCGCGCGTTCAGCGACGTGCACGTGCGTGCCACGCCGCAGGAGGTGTTCGACGATCCGGCCGTGGATGCCGTAGTGATCGCCACGCCGAATGAACAGCATGCGCCGCTGGCAATCGCGGCACTGGCTGCGGGCAAGCATGTGCTGGTCGACAAGCCGTTCGCGCTGGACGTGGCCGAAGCGGAAACGGTATTGGCTGCGGCACGCGATGCCGGACGCATCGCCACCGTGTTCCAGAACCGGCGCTTCGATGCCGACTTCCTCACGCTGCAGGCGCTGCTTGCGGACGGGACGCTGGGCGACATTGCCGAGTGCCATGCGCACTTCGATCGCTACCGTCCACAGGTACGCGACCGCTGGCGCGAACAGGATGGTCCCGGCAGTGGCCTGTGGTACGACCTGGGCCCGCACCTGCTGGACCAGATGCTGGTGCTGTTCGGCTGGCCCGAAGCGATCGACGCGGACCTGGCCGTGCAGCGCGATGGCGGCAGCGGCATCGATTACTTCCACGCCGTGCTGCACTACCCACGGCATCGCGCGATCGTGCATTCCGGTTCTCTGGTGGCAGCGCCCACACCACGCTTCAACGTGCATGGCAGCAAGGCCAGTTGGATCAAACATGGCCTGGATGTGCAGGAAGCGCAACTGCGCCGTGGTGTTGCACCCGGTGCACCCGGCTGGGGCATCGACCCGCGGCATGGCGAGCTGGTGCGCTGCGACGCCGAAGACAACGTGCAGCGGACAACGATCGACAACCTCCCGGGTGACTACCGGCGGTTGTATGCACAGTTCGCCGCGGCGATGCACGGCGACGGCGAAGCGACGGTCAGCGCGGTGCAGGCATTGCAGCTGATGCGGCTGCTGCAGGCTGGCATGGACAGCGCGCGCGAGGGGCGGCGGATGCAGTTGGGATGA
- the gnd gene encoding phosphogluconate dehydrogenase (NAD(+)-dependent, decarboxylating) gives MDIAMIGLGRMGANMAQRLHRGGHRVVGYDPGEGARQRAAEAGLEVVDSLAAAVAALPVPRVVWLMVPAGETVDQTLGQLTPHLAEGDIVIDGGNSNYQDSIRRAKALAEDDLGYVDCGTSGGVWGLQEGYSLMVGGEAPVVEQITPLLRTLAPAEDRGWARVGPSGAGHFTKMVHNGIEYGMMQAYAEGFALMERKQEMELDLAQVAEVWRHGSVVRSWLLDLSTEALKRNPSLDGIAPYVEDSGEGRWTVAEAIALDVPAPVITLSLLERLRSRESNSFTDRLLSAMRNEFGGHAIKKS, from the coding sequence ATGGATATTGCAATGATCGGCCTCGGCCGCATGGGCGCCAACATGGCCCAGCGCCTGCATCGCGGCGGCCACCGCGTGGTCGGCTACGACCCGGGCGAAGGCGCCCGCCAGCGCGCCGCCGAGGCTGGCCTGGAGGTGGTTGATTCGCTGGCCGCCGCGGTTGCCGCGCTGCCGGTGCCACGCGTGGTGTGGCTGATGGTGCCGGCCGGCGAAACCGTCGACCAGACCCTGGGCCAACTGACCCCGCACCTGGCCGAGGGTGACATCGTCATCGACGGCGGCAACTCCAACTACCAGGACTCGATCCGCCGCGCCAAGGCGCTGGCCGAGGATGACCTGGGCTACGTGGACTGCGGCACCAGCGGTGGCGTGTGGGGCTTGCAGGAAGGCTACAGCCTGATGGTCGGTGGCGAAGCGCCGGTGGTGGAGCAGATCACACCGCTGCTGCGCACGCTGGCACCGGCCGAAGATCGCGGCTGGGCACGTGTCGGACCGTCTGGCGCCGGCCACTTCACCAAGATGGTCCACAACGGCATCGAGTACGGAATGATGCAGGCCTATGCCGAAGGCTTCGCGCTGATGGAGCGCAAGCAGGAGATGGAGCTGGACCTGGCGCAGGTGGCCGAGGTGTGGCGCCACGGCAGCGTGGTGCGTTCCTGGCTGCTGGACCTGAGCACCGAAGCGCTCAAGCGCAATCCCTCGCTGGATGGCATCGCGCCATACGTGGAGGATTCCGGCGAAGGCCGCTGGACCGTGGCCGAAGCGATCGCACTTGATGTGCCGGCACCGGTAATCACCCTGTCACTGCTGGAGCGCCTGCGTTCGCGCGAATCCAATTCGTTCACCGATCGCCTGCTGTCGGCGATGCGCAATGAATTCGGCGGCCACGCGATCAAGAAGTCGTAG
- a CDS encoding DUF2242 domain-containing protein produces MRASRLSSVAVALSGALILSACGGRAADSTLLRESFDSSDTFSRTVNGRPGDECEAARRTLLSQGYAIARSDTAQVEGNKNFQPREDDHEQLVLRISCAPRGNQTLVFVSAVQDRYALKKSPTSASVGVGALGSVSLPFGSNDDSLVKVASSTVTDAEFYRRFFQRLQQYLPSDTGTPAPPASATPEPPPASTDQG; encoded by the coding sequence ATGCGGGCCTCCCGTCTTTCCAGCGTTGCCGTGGCGCTGTCCGGCGCCCTGATCCTGTCGGCCTGTGGTGGTCGTGCCGCAGACAGCACGCTGCTGCGCGAATCCTTTGATTCCAGCGATACCTTCTCGCGCACCGTCAATGGTCGCCCGGGGGATGAGTGCGAGGCTGCGCGGCGCACCCTGCTCAGCCAGGGCTATGCCATCGCCCGTTCCGACACGGCGCAGGTGGAAGGCAACAAGAATTTCCAGCCGCGCGAGGACGACCATGAGCAGCTGGTGCTGCGCATTTCCTGCGCACCACGGGGGAACCAGACGCTGGTATTCGTCAGTGCCGTGCAGGATCGCTATGCGTTGAAGAAGAGTCCGACTTCGGCCAGCGTCGGTGTTGGCGCGTTGGGTTCGGTGTCGCTGCCGTTCGGCAGCAACGACGACTCGCTGGTGAAGGTGGCCAGCAGCACGGTCACCGATGCCGAGTTCTATCGCCGCTTCTTCCAGCGCCTGCAACAGTACCTGCCATCGGACACCGGCACGCCTGCGCCTCCCGCGTCTGCAACTCCCGAACCCCCACCGGCCAGCACGGACCAGGGTTGA